ACGATCTGAACATAGGGAACTTTCTTCATTTCCCAGGTATTCTTTTCAGCATCATACTTTGAGTTGACAAAGCATTTCCAGTTAGCGTCATCGATCTTATCGAAGTCGCCCCTGTAGTAGTACCCAGGGTATCTGGACTCTTCCCTGAAGAGGATGTGACGGGCATGTGCCTCAACAGAAAGGATTCTGTGGAAGTTCTCCCAGCATCTCATCAGCTCATGCAGGTTTGAAGCTGCCATTTTATTGGCGTCTTCCTTCAGCATTTCGAGGAGCTTGAGACCCTCATCCAGCATGGTCTTTGAGGTCATATACCATGTGGAGATGCCGCCAAAGTACTCGTCAGCGATCTTCTGAAGCCTGGTCTGAAGCATCTTCGGCCTGATGTAGTGAGGATTGACGAAAGGATCTGTTGAAACAGTCTTGTATTTCTCGTAGGTCTCGAACGGGAGATACAGGTCTGCTGCGATCTGATCAGCGGTCTCTTTGATCGCCGGTTTGTAATCGGCATTATCAAGGAGGAACGCCAATGCTGACTTGGCTGCAATCCTGCCCTCTGCGTGTGAGCCTGAGGAGAATTTGTGGCCTGATGCACCGCAGATATCACCAGCCATGAAGAGGCCGGGGACAGTGGACATCCTGTTGTAACCCCAGTGATAGTGGTCAGGTGAACCAAGATCATCAGGTCCGCTGCACCAGAAACCTGCGCAGCCTGCGTGTGAACCGAGGAGATACGGCTCTGTCGGCATGATTTCTGAAGGCTCCTTGTCCGGCTCTACGTTCTTGCATGCCCAGAGGCCTGCCTGTCCGATAGCCATATCGAGAAAGTCTTCCCATGCCTCAGCTTCGAGGTGCTTGACCTTCTTTGCGCCTTCCTTTTCGCCGAGCTTCTCCTTGAAGGTAGCGTTAATAGCTGCCATTGCATCGTCGGTCCTCATAAGGATCGGGCCCTTGCCTGCCTTCATATCCCTCATCATGAGGTGGTTACGAATAGCGGTGCCGAGAGCGTGTGGATTAACATACTTTTCAGTATATTTTGCCTGTGCGTCGGCAAGGCCTTCAGCGTTTGCGCAATAGTCTTCACCAAGGGCGTTGGTTGCCTTTGCCTTGAAGAAGAGGAACCATGCGCCAACCGGGCCGTACCCGTCCTTGAACCGCGCAGGGACGAACCTGTTTTCCATCATGGTCAGCTCAGCACCAGCCTGGAGGCCGAGTGCATAGCCTGAACCTGAGTTCCATACAGGGTACCAGGCTCTGCCCTGGCCTTCCTGAGTGGATCTCGGCCTGAATACGTTAACTGCGCCGCCTGAAGCATTGACCATAACCCTCGCCTTGAAGATATAGATCTTGTTCTCACGGACGCTGAAGCCTGCAGCTGCTGCAACCCTCTTGGGGTCGTTGGCATCGTGATAGAGCTTTACGATAAAGACTCTTTCAAAATGGTTCTGCGCGCCGCCTGTTGCAACCCTGTTGAACTCGAGGGCTCTTTTTGCAGCCTCTGCAACGATAACCTTGTAGGATTCGCCGTTGATCATGATCTGCCACTTGCCTGAACGGACCGGCTTGCCGCCGTCCTTCAGGAGAGCCTTACCTGCATCTCTTGCCTGGAAGCCGTCGAGGGAGAATCCGTCGTCGCCCATCTTCCAGATCGGAAGACCCCATTCCTCGAAGAGCTGGACTGAGTCGTCAACGTGCCTTCCAAGGTCATACACAAGGTCTTCCCTGATGATGCCCATAAGGTCGTTCCTGACCATCTTTACGTAATCGGCAGGATCATTCTCGCCCATATAGGTATTGATAGCCGACAGACCCATTGCAACAGCGCCGCTTCTGTCTGTTGCTGCCTTGTCGACCATGGTGATCTTTATTCCCTTCGGGGTTGCCCAGCGTGCAGCCTCAAATGCTGCGCCGCAACATGCCATTCCGCCGCCGATGAGAAGGATATCGGTCTCGATCTCAACGACTTCCGGCTTTGCACAAAATGAAAAATTACAGGTTTCCTTTTCCATGTATTATCCCTCCTTATTTCTTGACGGTGGGCATTACTTTGCCCGCGCCCTGATGTGTAAAGAAACCTGGCTGCTTAAGCTTAGCCATGTCAGCCTCCGGCCTCCCTGCATACGGATCAATAGAGCCTTCTGCAGTCAGTCTGATCGGGAACTTGAATCTCTTGAGGGACCCGTTCCTGAACTTGATCGTCCACATAATGGAGTCAGTACCTCTCATCGGGATAACATTTCCTCCCAGGGGTGAAAAGTCCTGATAACCTCTGACTTCGATCGCCTGTTGAGGGCAGATCTTTACACAGTTGTAGCACTCCCAGCACTGTTCCGGCTCCTGGTTGTATGCCTTCATGAGATCCCTGTTAAGGGCCATGAGGTCATTAGGGCAGATGTACTGGCATGCTGTCTTGTCCTGCGCTTTGCAACCGTCGCACTTTTCTGTGATAACAAAACTTGGCATTGCTTGAACCTCCTGAAAAAATTTTTGAGACTTATATTAAGCCTGAAAGACAGGCTTTGCAAACCAAACGGATTTACTTGCCGAGACTCTGATAATACTTGATCAGAATTTCTGCCACTTCAGGACGCGAAAATTCTTTGGGCGGCGCAATACCGTTGCCCAACATTTCACGGACCTTTGTGCCTGAAAGCAGAACGAAGTCTTCTTTTTTATGGTCAGGTGCTTCACACATCATAACGACCTTGTCCAGTTTCTTCGAGTATGCGGTATGGTCAGCCTTGAAGATCTCGATCTTCAGTGCACCTGCAGGGACCTCATTGTCAAAGATGGTCTGCGCATCAAATGCACCGTAGTGATCACCTACACCTGCGTGGTCACGACCGACAATGAAGTGGGTTGCGCCCATGTTCTGACGGAAAACAGCATGCAGTACACCTTCACGCGGGCCGGCATAAAGCATATCGAAACCATAACCGGTAACCATTGCACTGTTTTTGGGGAAGTACAGTTCGACCATTTTACGGATCGCAGCATCGCGAACAGGTGCCGGGATATCTCCCGCCTTCAATTTACCGAGCAACATGTGAATAACCAGACCATCACAACCTAAACGCTTCATTGCCATGTGACAAAGTTCTTCGTGGGCCAGATGCATCGGGTTACGGGTCTGGAAAGCGACAACCTTCTTCCAGCCGCGTTCAGCGATTTCGTTACGAATTTCGACTGCGGTACGGAATGTGTCCGGAAACTCATCCTGGAAGTATGAGAAGTTCAGCACTTTGATTGGGCCGGAAATACAGACTTTGCCCTGGGCGTTAAATGCGTCAACACCCGGATGGGCTTCACCAGCCCTGGGACGGTAGACCTTTTCAGATATCAGCGCCATATCTGCATCGCTGAATTCTTCAACTGCTTCTACGTCCATAACGGCCAACACAGGATTCCCTTCAACGTTTGGATCTTTCAGGGCAATACGGTCACCGGCCTTGATCGCGCCGGCATCCTTAACCAGGTTTAAAACCGGTGTAGGCCAGAACAGACCAGATGTTGTTTTCATATTATTGGCAACAGACAGGGCATCTGCCTTATTCATGTAGCCTGTTAACGGGTTGAAGTAACCACCGCCCATCATAACTGCATTGGCTGCAGTAGCTGAGCTCACAACAATCGAAGCCAGACCCTTTGCTTCTTTTTGCAGGGCTTCATTTTTAGCCGTGTCATATACAAATAGTGGATTTAGTTCATCTGAACCATGTGGCTTAATCAAAGACATTGCACTTCCTCCTGTTTAGGTTGTATAGGGTAATGGAAACGTTATTTCAGGTCAAGGGCATTACAGACCTTGACGAAGATCTCATCGATCGTACCTGTGCCGCCGTCAACTGATTTCAGGATATTCTTCTTGCCGTAATAATCGATCAGCGGGGCTGTCTGGGCAGTGTATACATCGAGCCTCTTTTTGATCGTCTCTTCTTTATCGTCGTCCCGCTGGAAGAGTTCGCCGCCGCACTTGTCGCAGACACCCTCTTTTTTCGGCGCGCCGAAAAATACATTGAACATCTGACCGCAGGCCTTGCAGGTCCTCCTGCCGGTAAGCCTCTTCATGAGATTCTCAAGAGGCACATCAACGCTGAGAGCTGCCGTAAGGGACATGCCGAGCTTTGCCAGCATCGCATCAAGGGCTTCAGCCTGCGTTGTATTTCTGGGGAATCCATCAAGGATGTACCCGGCCTTGCAGTCATCCTGCTTAAGCCTCTCCTCAACCATGCCCAGCACAACACTGTCAGGCACAAGCTCTCCCTTATCCATAACAGCCTTGGCCGCATTGCCAAGTTCAGTGCCTGCAGCAACAGCCGCCCTCAACAGATCGCCCGTTGATATCTGCGGTATGGCGTTCTTCTCTATGATCTTCTTTGCCTGCGTCCCCTTACCGGCGCCAGGCGCTCCAAGCAGTACTAACCTCATGCAGCCTCCTCATTAATTGACTGTTATTTGCTTCCAGAAAAACCACAACCGCGTGTAGACATACTACAGACAGCAGGTTGAACCTTTTGAAACCATATAACTATATAGCCCGGCATTTTTTTTAGTCAAATTCATATTTTTGATACGCAGATAAGAATTATTTATTTTCGGGCTTATTTAACAAACAAATGACATTAAAAACAGCACCTGGAGCCGATTAGAGGATTGATTTCAAATACGTATGGAGTTTCTCCATTGCCCTGCCCCTATGGCTCAACTCATCCTTCTCTGAATCAGCCATTTCGGCAAAAGTCCTGTCATGCCCCGTGGGGTAAAAAATAGGGTCATAACCAAACCCATTATAACCTTTCGGTTTCTCCGCGATCCTGCCTCTCACATATCCGGTAAAAGTCCTGCACGTCCCATCAGGAAGGGCAAATACCATACAGCAGACAAACCTGGCCTGCCGCTCCTCATTATTTGTAACCGCTCTCATCTGCCTGAGCATTTTTTTTACATTCTTCGCGTCATCAGCACCTTCCCCGGCATACCGGGCAGAGAAGACCCCGGGGGCATTATTGAGGAATTTCACTTCAAGCCCCGAATCATCCGCAAGGGACGGACAGCCGGTATAGCGCGCTACGGCAAGGGCTTTTTTTTTGGCGTTCGCCCGAAACGTCAGTCCATCTTCCTCGACTTCGGGACATCCGGGAAAGGCATCGAGGGTCTTGAACGTGATTTTATGACCGGGAAACATCCTTTTCATCTCCTCGACCTTTTTTCTGTTCCTTGTTGCCAGCACGATATTCATAAGAAGTCGTCCCCTTTCTTTATTGAGAGAGCATGCTATTGTATGTTAATTATTGAAAAATATTAAAGGGTTTTGTTAGTATTGCAAATGTCCGAGGAACCGAGAAGGGCTGGGCTCCTTCTGAGAACAGCCGCAAAAATCCTTGATCTCATTCTTATTGCAGCAGTAATCGAAGTTATACCGAGGGCCGGTTTTCTTGCCGGTTTGGCCTATCTGCTCCTGGGCGATGGCCTGTTCGACGGCAGAAGCCTTGGGAAAAAGCTGATCCGACTGAAGGCAGTTTCCATAAATGCTCTTCAGCCCTGTACCTTCCGGGAAGCTCTGCTGAGAAACAGCACCCTCGGCCTGGGATATATTCTATGGCTCGTACCATGGATCGGCTGGATCGCCCTCCCGGTGATAGCAGCAGTTGAGTTTATTCTGATCCTCGGAAATAAAGAGGGCAGACGCCTGGGCGATGAGATCGCCGGGACAACCGTAATCGAACGTTAAACCTACTTTGAGGAGTTGACATGTTTTTTCATAACATACTTGGAATGTTTTCAAATGACCTTGCTATCGATTTGGGGACGGCAAACACCCTGGTATACGTAAAAGGAAGGGGCATCGTCTGTGACGAGCCCTCTGTTGTCGTCATCAGAAAAGACAACCGCAAGACCATTGCGGTGGGAGCAGAGGCAAAAAAGATGCTCGGTAAGACGCCGGCGAATATCATGGCGATCAGGCCGATGAAAGACGGTGTCATTGCTGACTTCGACGCCACCGGCGAAATGCTGAAATACTTCATCAAGAAGGTCCATAACAGGCGGAGTTTTGTCTCGCCGAGGGTTATCATCGGTGTTCCGTCAGGCATTACTCAGGTTGAGCAGAGGGCGGTCAAGGACGCGGCAGAGGCCTCAGGGGCCCGTGAAGTTTACCTGATCGAAGAACCGATGGCAGCGGCAATCGGCGTCGGCCTTCCTGTGGGGGAGCCCTCAGGCAACATGATCGTTGATATCGGCGGCGGCACGACTGATGTGGCTGTCATCTCTTTGGACGGCGTCGTCTATAGCAAGGCCGTTCGCGTAGGCGGGGACAAGATGGACGAGGCGATCATGGCCTATATAAAAAGAAGATACAACCTTATGATAGGCGAGACCACAACCGAGCAGATCAAGATAAATATCGGCTCCGCCTTCAGCGCGGGTGGTCCTGATAAGCGCGTCATGGATATCAAGGGCAGGGACCTGATCTCGGGCATCCCAAAGACGATCACCATAAATGAGGATGAGATCCGCGAGGCACTGTCTGAACCGACCAACATTATCCTCGACACGATCAAGGCAGCGCTTGAAAATACACCGCCTGAGCTCGCAGCCGACATTGTTGACCGGGGCATTGTACTTGCCGGAGGCGGAGCACTTCTGCGCGGCCTTGATATGCTTATCAAGCAGGAGACGAATCTGCCGGTCATTGTGGCCGAAAATGCGCTCACCGCTGTTGTACAGGGGGTCGGCAAGATGCTCGACGAGTTGGAGCTGCTCAGAAGAATCGCAATTAACTGATTACCAGAAATGTAATGTTCAGAAAAAAGGCTGCTCTTTTCCTTATCATTGTCATTGTCCTTTTTTCCTTCATGACCTACCAGAGCAGAAAGGGATATTCTCTCATGGATAATCCTGCATCCTTTATCCTTAACGGTGCATCCTCTGCCATCACCTCGGTTGTTGACGCTTTCAAACGCCCCTTCCAGCTTATCGCACTCAGAGATGCAGACAACAGGTCTCTGCAAAAAAAAGCAGATGAGCTCATGGTCGAACGCATGAAATACCAGGAAGCCCTGCTCGAAAATAAGCGTCTGAAGGAACTGCTCAAGCTCAAAGAAAGTCATAAAGACACGATAGCTGCGGCAAAGATCATAGGCAGGGGCACGAGCCACTGGACACATACCTTTATCCTCGATAAAGGGCTGCAGGACGGCATAACAAAAGACTCGACCGCCATTACACCGAAGGGCCTCGCAGGCAAGATATTCAATGTCTCTGATTCGTTTTCGAGCGTCCTGCTCCTGACAGACATAAACTTTTCAGCAGCAGTCAGGCTCCAGGAAAGCCGAAAAGAGGGGATATTGTCCGGTACCGGAACAGGCAAGACCGTCATTAAATACATGCCGCCGGAACATGAAGTCAAAGAGGGAGATATTGTGGTCACCTCAGGGCTTGATCT
This genomic stretch from Nitrospirota bacterium harbors:
- a CDS encoding adenylyl-sulfate reductase subunit alpha, whose translation is MEKETCNFSFCAKPEVVEIETDILLIGGGMACCGAAFEAARWATPKGIKITMVDKAATDRSGAVAMGLSAINTYMGENDPADYVKMVRNDLMGIIREDLVYDLGRHVDDSVQLFEEWGLPIWKMGDDGFSLDGFQARDAGKALLKDGGKPVRSGKWQIMINGESYKVIVAEAAKRALEFNRVATGGAQNHFERVFIVKLYHDANDPKRVAAAAGFSVRENKIYIFKARVMVNASGGAVNVFRPRSTQEGQGRAWYPVWNSGSGYALGLQAGAELTMMENRFVPARFKDGYGPVGAWFLFFKAKATNALGEDYCANAEGLADAQAKYTEKYVNPHALGTAIRNHLMMRDMKAGKGPILMRTDDAMAAINATFKEKLGEKEGAKKVKHLEAEAWEDFLDMAIGQAGLWACKNVEPDKEPSEIMPTEPYLLGSHAGCAGFWCSGPDDLGSPDHYHWGYNRMSTVPGLFMAGDICGASGHKFSSGSHAEGRIAAKSALAFLLDNADYKPAIKETADQIAADLYLPFETYEKYKTVSTDPFVNPHYIRPKMLQTRLQKIADEYFGGISTWYMTSKTMLDEGLKLLEMLKEDANKMAASNLHELMRCWENFHRILSVEAHARHILFREESRYPGYYYRGDFDKIDDANWKCFVNSKYDAEKNTWEMKKVPYVQIVD
- the aprB gene encoding adenylyl-sulfate reductase subunit beta encodes the protein MPSFVITEKCDGCKAQDKTACQYICPNDLMALNRDLMKAYNQEPEQCWECYNCVKICPQQAIEVRGYQDFSPLGGNVIPMRGTDSIMWTIKFRNGSLKRFKFPIRLTAEGSIDPYAGRPEADMAKLKQPGFFTHQGAGKVMPTVKK
- the sat gene encoding sulfate adenylyltransferase, with protein sequence MIKPHGSDELNPLFVYDTAKNEALQKEAKGLASIVVSSATAANAVMMGGGYFNPLTGYMNKADALSVANNMKTTSGLFWPTPVLNLVKDAGAIKAGDRIALKDPNVEGNPVLAVMDVEAVEEFSDADMALISEKVYRPRAGEAHPGVDAFNAQGKVCISGPIKVLNFSYFQDEFPDTFRTAVEIRNEIAERGWKKVVAFQTRNPMHLAHEELCHMAMKRLGCDGLVIHMLLGKLKAGDIPAPVRDAAIRKMVELYFPKNSAMVTGYGFDMLYAGPREGVLHAVFRQNMGATHFIVGRDHAGVGDHYGAFDAQTIFDNEVPAGALKIEIFKADHTAYSKKLDKVVMMCEAPDHKKEDFVLLSGTKVREMLGNGIAPPKEFSRPEVAEILIKYYQSLGK
- a CDS encoding adenylate kinase, which produces MRLVLLGAPGAGKGTQAKKIIEKNAIPQISTGDLLRAAVAAGTELGNAAKAVMDKGELVPDSVVLGMVEERLKQDDCKAGYILDGFPRNTTQAEALDAMLAKLGMSLTAALSVDVPLENLMKRLTGRRTCKACGQMFNVFFGAPKKEGVCDKCGGELFQRDDDKEETIKKRLDVYTAQTAPLIDYYGKKNILKSVDGGTGTIDEIFVKVCNALDLK
- a CDS encoding XTP/dITP diphosphatase, with the translated sequence MNIVLATRNRKKVEEMKRMFPGHKITFKTLDAFPGCPEVEEDGLTFRANAKKKALAVARYTGCPSLADDSGLEVKFLNNAPGVFSARYAGEGADDAKNVKKMLRQMRAVTNNEERQARFVCCMVFALPDGTCRTFTGYVRGRIAEKPKGYNGFGYDPIFYPTGHDRTFAEMADSEKDELSHRGRAMEKLHTYLKSIL
- a CDS encoding RDD family protein, with the protein product MSEEPRRAGLLLRTAAKILDLILIAAVIEVIPRAGFLAGLAYLLLGDGLFDGRSLGKKLIRLKAVSINALQPCTFREALLRNSTLGLGYILWLVPWIGWIALPVIAAVEFILILGNKEGRRLGDEIAGTTVIER
- a CDS encoding rod shape-determining protein, producing the protein MFSNDLAIDLGTANTLVYVKGRGIVCDEPSVVVIRKDNRKTIAVGAEAKKMLGKTPANIMAIRPMKDGVIADFDATGEMLKYFIKKVHNRRSFVSPRVIIGVPSGITQVEQRAVKDAAEASGAREVYLIEEPMAAAIGVGLPVGEPSGNMIVDIGGGTTDVAVISLDGVVYSKAVRVGGDKMDEAIMAYIKRRYNLMIGETTTEQIKINIGSAFSAGGPDKRVMDIKGRDLISGIPKTITINEDEIREALSEPTNIILDTIKAALENTPPELAADIVDRGIVLAGGGALLRGLDMLIKQETNLPVIVAENALTAVVQGVGKMLDELELLRRIAIN
- the mreC gene encoding rod shape-determining protein MreC → MFRKKAALFLIIVIVLFSFMTYQSRKGYSLMDNPASFILNGASSAITSVVDAFKRPFQLIALRDADNRSLQKKADELMVERMKYQEALLENKRLKELLKLKESHKDTIAAAKIIGRGTSHWTHTFILDKGLQDGITKDSTAITPKGLAGKIFNVSDSFSSVLLLTDINFSAAVRLQESRKEGILSGTGTGKTVIKYMPPEHEVKEGDIVVTSGLDLLFPAGIPAGYVSKVNRQGSGQFQYIEVVPFVDNASIEEVLIIK